In one window of Fodinibius salicampi DNA:
- a CDS encoding copper resistance protein NlpE N-terminal domain-containing protein produces MKNRIVLFIAIIALFTACDNSNNNFSSTVESLEGSTYSSIIPCADCEGIAFELTLKENQKYESSSVYIGESSRPFIEKGTWSVKEDTLLALEEKSGTSKEFTIDDSLLVMLDQQGKEITGSLTDRYILDKQPLKTAERHSQWTELQKEGVDFRGAGNEPFWRLKIDFDNNTRFEVLDGDTVVISTPEIEKDSTSKARLIKAETESGSFTALFSPIGCTDSMSGILFTHRVIVEIGEETYRGCGSMITDRYKLHDFWTLHSLNNAEISEEAFLRQLPALQINLNKQQVHGHTGCNQLNGKLTIGQDSLSFGELITTKVACQDQDARELESQFKEALSETNKYDISNERLLLLHDEDTVMTFHRSE; encoded by the coding sequence ATGAAAAACAGAATAGTTCTTTTTATAGCTATAATAGCGCTATTTACTGCATGTGATAATTCCAACAATAATTTTTCGTCAACTGTTGAAAGCTTGGAGGGATCAACCTATAGCAGCATTATTCCATGTGCAGACTGCGAGGGAATAGCGTTTGAACTTACTTTGAAAGAAAACCAAAAGTATGAAAGTTCATCAGTTTATATTGGGGAAAGTAGTCGTCCTTTTATAGAAAAGGGTACTTGGAGTGTAAAAGAAGATACCTTGCTGGCTTTGGAAGAAAAATCAGGTACTTCTAAAGAATTTACAATTGACGACAGCCTACTGGTAATGTTGGATCAGCAAGGAAAGGAAATTACAGGATCTCTCACTGATCGGTATATTTTAGACAAGCAGCCTTTAAAAACTGCAGAACGCCATTCCCAATGGACAGAGTTGCAAAAGGAAGGTGTTGACTTCCGCGGAGCGGGTAACGAGCCGTTCTGGCGATTAAAAATAGACTTTGATAATAATACCCGCTTCGAAGTTTTGGACGGAGATACCGTAGTAATATCAACTCCTGAGATAGAAAAGGATTCAACCAGTAAAGCACGTCTTATAAAAGCTGAAACAGAATCAGGATCTTTTACTGCTTTATTTTCTCCTATTGGATGTACGGATAGCATGTCGGGTATATTATTTACTCATCGTGTTATCGTAGAAATAGGAGAAGAAACGTATCGGGGATGCGGGAGCATGATCACTGATCGCTATAAATTGCATGATTTCTGGACCCTTCATTCTTTAAACAATGCTGAAATATCCGAAGAGGCCTTTTTAAGGCAGTTACCGGCATTACAGATTAACCTTAATAAACAACAGGTTCATGGGCATACAGGCTGTAACCAGTTAAATGGCAAGTTGACAATTGGCCAGGATAGCTTGTCTTTTGGGGAACTCATTACTACCAAAGTGGCATGTCAGGATCAGGATGCAAGGGAACTCGAATCACAGTTCAAGGAAGCCTTAAGCGAAACTAATAAATATGATATAAGCAACGAGCGGCTGCTTTTACTGCATGATGAGGATACAGTGATGACATTTCACCGATCGGAGTAG
- a CDS encoding aminotransferase class V-fold PLP-dependent enzyme, with protein sequence MDCQKHLFSLPDNHHYINCSYLAPLPKTVEEAGIRGIRQKNRPWETAPEDFFTDSNRLRVLFAQLINAKRSADIAIMPSVSYGLATAAQNIDSSKGNTVIIAGEQFPSNVYAWKRFCNEHDCKLQIIEAPPLSEGRGRQWNKHILKAINSNTLLVALGNVHWTDGTLFDVEEIGKRIRKNDGYFVIDGTQSVGALPIDVQNVRPDALICAGYKWLMGPYSMALGYFSSRLQEGQPLEEGWIVRKNSEDFSGLIDYKEAYQPGAKRFDVGERSNFILVPMMIEALKLILEWNPKNIQQYCKKLTTNFIQELKTFGYQVEDPAWRGHHMFGIRLPKKIDMDNLNNRLINRNIHLSLRGSSLRISPNVYNEKKDIDALLDVLTDIDI encoded by the coding sequence ATGGATTGTCAAAAGCACCTGTTTTCCCTTCCCGATAATCATCATTATATCAACTGTTCTTACCTGGCACCACTCCCCAAGACCGTTGAAGAAGCAGGTATAAGGGGAATCAGACAAAAAAATCGTCCCTGGGAAACCGCTCCCGAAGATTTTTTTACAGATAGTAACCGACTGCGTGTATTATTTGCTCAACTCATAAATGCCAAACGGTCTGCCGATATTGCCATTATGCCTTCTGTATCCTATGGACTGGCAACAGCAGCACAGAATATCGATTCTTCAAAGGGAAATACCGTCATCATTGCCGGAGAACAATTCCCCAGCAACGTTTATGCATGGAAACGGTTTTGTAATGAGCATGATTGCAAGCTACAGATTATCGAAGCTCCTCCCCTTTCCGAAGGACGGGGCCGACAATGGAACAAGCACATACTGAAAGCTATAAATTCAAACACGTTATTGGTTGCACTTGGAAACGTACACTGGACGGATGGTACCCTTTTCGATGTAGAAGAAATAGGAAAACGTATCCGGAAAAACGATGGATATTTTGTGATTGATGGGACGCAATCGGTAGGCGCCCTTCCCATTGACGTGCAAAATGTCCGGCCCGATGCTTTGATTTGCGCCGGTTACAAATGGTTGATGGGCCCCTACTCTATGGCACTGGGTTATTTTAGTTCCCGTTTACAAGAGGGACAACCGCTCGAGGAGGGGTGGATTGTACGTAAAAACAGCGAAGACTTCAGCGGACTCATTGATTATAAGGAAGCATATCAACCTGGTGCCAAACGATTTGATGTGGGAGAACGCAGTAATTTTATTCTCGTTCCCATGATGATTGAGGCATTAAAACTAATTCTGGAGTGGAATCCTAAGAACATCCAGCAATATTGCAAAAAATTAACGACAAATTTTATTCAAGAACTAAAAACGTTCGGGTACCAGGTCGAGGACCCTGCCTGGCGTGGACATCATATGTTTGGAATACGGCTGCCGAAGAAGATAGATATGGATAATTTAAATAATCGCTTAATCAACCGGAACATTCATCTTTCTCTGCGGGGCAGTTCCCTTCGTATTTCCCCCAATGTATATAATGAGAAAAAAGATATCGATGCCCTGCTGGATGTATTAACCGATATTGACATATAA
- a CDS encoding WbqC family protein, with product MKLALLLPQFAPNLYDLSVMLQADRIILQDVERWSRKSRVHRAKIRVPNGTQWINIPIRTEDRKKAIREVRIDHSEDWILPLLRSIEYNYRNSIYYDFYEPEIKADFKSAKDYTYLMDFILYLQKRLFRFMDISMEYELASNLADYTSDPNLLAERLGAETLFQEYDSRHYQRQAELKSVLDFSHPQYHQHFDGFEPWCSILDVLFQFGPESFRITDTLKG from the coding sequence TTGAAGTTAGCCCTGCTCCTTCCCCAATTTGCTCCGAATTTATACGACTTGTCTGTAATGTTACAGGCCGATCGAATTATTCTGCAGGATGTGGAACGATGGTCGCGCAAAAGCCGGGTTCACCGCGCCAAAATTCGCGTCCCAAATGGGACGCAGTGGATTAACATCCCCATTCGAACCGAAGACCGAAAAAAAGCGATTCGAGAAGTACGAATAGATCATTCCGAGGATTGGATTCTTCCCTTATTACGCAGTATCGAATATAATTACCGGAATAGCATCTATTATGATTTTTATGAACCGGAAATAAAAGCCGATTTCAAATCGGCGAAGGATTACACCTATTTGATGGACTTTATTCTCTATCTGCAAAAACGCCTGTTTCGTTTTATGGATATTAGCATGGAATATGAATTGGCAAGCAACCTGGCTGATTATACTTCTGATCCGAATCTCTTGGCCGAACGGCTGGGAGCGGAGACTCTCTTTCAAGAATATGACAGTCGCCATTACCAGCGGCAAGCGGAGCTGAAATCGGTTCTTGATTTCAGCCATCCTCAATATCATCAACACTTTGACGGATTTGAACCTTGGTGTAGTATTCTGGATGTGCTTTTCCAATTTGGACCAGAAAGCTTTCGGATAACTGATACACTCAAAGGTTAA